In one window of Ignatzschineria indica DNA:
- the fdnG gene encoding formate dehydrogenase-N subunit alpha: MELSRRQFFKVSAGTVGATSLAALGMMPSISEAAVREYKILKAKETRTVCTYCSVGCGMLVYSMGGKPKNSKAEIIHIEGDPDHPVSRGSLCPKGAGVIDFVHSPNRVKYPEVRRPGSDKWEPISWDQAIDEIARWMKDDRDANFQTKNSDGVTVNRWTSTGFLATSATTNENGFVTGKFIRALGMIAIDNQARVCHGSTVASLAATFGRGAMTNHWVDIRNADVILVMGGNAAEAHPVGFKWAIEAKKRGAKLLSVDPRFNRTSAVADFYAPIRSGSDIVFLGGLIRWLIDNNKINLEYVKEYTNAKFIMHPDYDFEDGYFSGWNEELQRYDRESWTYELDENGYAKVDETLQHPRCVFNMMRAHYDRYTPEMVERVTGTPMKDFLYIAETLGECAANDKASTILYALGWTQHTVGTQMIRTMAMVQLLLGNMGVPGGGVNALRGHSNIQGLTDLGLLSTQLPAYLNLPSDSQNTYEKYIRETTPKALRPGQMNYWQNTPKFFNSMMKTFYGPYATKENNFAFDYLPKWDKMYDIIKAFEMMDQGEMNGYICQGFNPLAAIPDTNKNRQALAKLKYLVVIDPQTTETGSFWENHGAHNNIDPKEVMTTVYRLPAHCFVEGSGSIVNSARWLQWHYQAADGPGESKGDTEILSRLLFKLRELYKKEGGAFPDPIMHIQWDYAQPLYPSSEEITKEQNGYALEDLYDDNGKLIRKKGELLGSFSELRDDGSTAAGCWIYTGSWTEEGNQMARRDNSDPSGLGITLGWAWAWPANRRILYNRASADRMGRPWDPHRRLFKWNGERWIGWDVPDFDATAAPGSPMDPFIMNPEGVGRLSSSDKLVDGPFPTHFEAMETPLGYNPLYTPVNNPAVRIFKRDRDMLGTHDKFPYVGTTYRLTEHFQFWTKNALLAAITQPEQFVEIGEALAKEKGIKLGDRVKVSSNRGYVEAVAVVTKRIMPLKVDGKTVHQVGIPVHWGFESVAKKGFLTNFLPVAVGDANTQTPEYKTFLVNVEPLNA, encoded by the coding sequence ATGGAATTATCAAGACGACAATTTTTCAAAGTGTCGGCGGGCACCGTTGGTGCTACAAGCCTCGCAGCATTAGGAATGATGCCGAGCATTTCGGAAGCCGCTGTTAGAGAATATAAGATCTTAAAGGCTAAAGAGACAAGAACGGTTTGTACCTACTGCTCTGTTGGTTGTGGGATGTTAGTCTACTCTATGGGGGGTAAGCCTAAAAACTCTAAAGCAGAAATTATCCATATTGAGGGAGATCCTGATCATCCTGTAAGCCGTGGTTCGCTCTGCCCTAAAGGTGCCGGCGTTATCGACTTTGTCCATAGTCCTAATCGAGTCAAATATCCAGAAGTGAGACGTCCTGGCTCTGATAAGTGGGAACCAATCTCTTGGGATCAAGCCATTGATGAGATTGCACGCTGGATGAAGGATGATCGTGATGCCAATTTCCAAACAAAAAATAGCGATGGCGTGACTGTCAATCGCTGGACCTCCACCGGATTTTTAGCAACTTCTGCAACGACTAATGAGAATGGATTTGTCACTGGTAAATTTATTCGTGCTTTAGGAATGATTGCGATCGATAACCAGGCACGTGTCTGCCATGGCTCAACAGTTGCAAGCTTAGCGGCAACCTTTGGCCGTGGAGCAATGACCAATCACTGGGTCGATATTCGTAATGCTGATGTGATCCTTGTAATGGGAGGAAATGCGGCCGAAGCACATCCTGTAGGATTCAAATGGGCGATTGAAGCTAAAAAGCGAGGCGCTAAATTATTAAGTGTCGATCCACGCTTCAATAGAACATCTGCGGTTGCAGATTTCTATGCTCCGATCCGTTCTGGCTCTGATATTGTCTTCTTAGGCGGCTTAATCCGTTGGTTGATCGATAATAACAAGATCAACTTAGAGTATGTAAAAGAGTATACGAATGCAAAATTCATTATGCATCCCGATTATGACTTTGAAGATGGTTATTTCTCAGGTTGGAATGAAGAGTTACAACGTTATGACCGAGAATCATGGACCTATGAGCTCGATGAGAATGGTTATGCAAAAGTTGATGAGACACTTCAACATCCTCGCTGTGTCTTCAATATGATGCGCGCCCACTACGATCGCTATACCCCTGAAATGGTCGAACGCGTTACCGGCACACCGATGAAAGATTTCCTCTATATCGCTGAAACTTTAGGTGAATGTGCCGCTAATGATAAAGCCTCCACGATCCTCTACGCATTAGGCTGGACACAACATACTGTTGGAACACAGATGATCCGTACAATGGCGATGGTTCAGCTTCTTTTAGGAAATATGGGCGTTCCTGGAGGTGGTGTTAACGCTTTACGTGGGCACTCAAATATCCAAGGATTGACAGACTTAGGTCTTCTCTCCACGCAACTCCCGGCATACCTCAATCTTCCAAGTGATTCTCAAAATACTTATGAGAAGTATATTCGTGAGACAACCCCCAAAGCTCTTCGCCCTGGGCAGATGAACTATTGGCAAAACACACCGAAGTTCTTCAATAGTATGATGAAGACTTTCTATGGTCCTTACGCGACCAAAGAGAATAATTTTGCCTTCGATTATCTCCCTAAATGGGACAAAATGTATGACATCATTAAAGCTTTTGAGATGATGGATCAAGGGGAGATGAATGGTTATATCTGCCAAGGATTTAACCCATTAGCGGCGATTCCTGACACCAATAAGAATCGTCAAGCATTAGCGAAATTAAAATATCTTGTTGTGATTGACCCACAAACAACAGAAACGGGTAGTTTCTGGGAAAATCATGGCGCACATAACAATATCGACCCCAAAGAGGTGATGACAACAGTATATCGTCTCCCGGCACACTGCTTCGTTGAAGGCTCAGGCTCCATTGTCAACTCTGCTCGCTGGTTACAGTGGCACTATCAAGCAGCTGATGGCCCTGGTGAATCAAAAGGGGATACAGAAATTCTCTCTCGCCTTCTCTTTAAATTGCGTGAGCTCTACAAAAAAGAGGGAGGAGCCTTCCCTGATCCTATCATGCATATCCAATGGGATTATGCTCAGCCACTTTATCCAAGCTCAGAAGAGATCACTAAAGAGCAAAATGGTTACGCACTAGAAGATCTTTATGATGATAATGGCAAATTAATTCGTAAGAAAGGAGAGCTTTTAGGTAGCTTCTCTGAGTTACGAGATGATGGTTCAACGGCGGCAGGTTGTTGGATCTATACGGGATCTTGGACGGAAGAAGGAAATCAGATGGCGCGCCGCGATAATAGCGATCCATCCGGTCTTGGTATTACATTAGGTTGGGCTTGGGCATGGCCGGCAAATCGCCGCATACTCTATAACAGAGCTTCTGCTGATCGCATGGGAAGACCTTGGGATCCTCATCGCCGTCTCTTTAAATGGAATGGTGAGCGCTGGATCGGTTGGGATGTTCCTGACTTTGATGCAACCGCAGCTCCAGGTAGCCCTATGGATCCATTTATTATGAATCCTGAAGGTGTTGGCCGACTCTCATCAAGCGATAAATTAGTTGATGGTCCTTTCCCAACCCACTTTGAAGCGATGGAGACACCGCTTGGCTACAATCCGCTCTATACACCGGTTAATAATCCGGCAGTTAGAATCTTTAAGCGAGATCGTGACATGCTTGGTACACACGACAAATTCCCTTATGTGGGAACAACTTATCGCTTAACAGAGCATTTCCAATTCTGGACTAAAAATGCACTTCTTGCCGCGATTACGCAACCAGAGCAATTTGTCGAAATTGGCGAAGCATTAGCAAAAGAGAAAGGGATCAAGTTAGGTGATCGTGTTAAGGTCTCTTCAAATCGTGGTTATGTTGAAGCTGTTGCAGTTGTCACTAAGCGAATCATGCCACTTAAAGTTGATGGCAAAACGGTACATCAAGTTGGAATTCCCGTTCACTGGGGATTTGAGAGCGTTGCGAAGAAAGGCTTCTTAACCAACTTCTTACCTGTTGCGGTCGGTGATGCAAATACACAGACACCGGAATATAAGACATTCCTTGTGAATGTTGAGCCACTCAATGCATAA
- a CDS encoding Nif3-like dinuclear metal center hexameric protein, whose amino-acid sequence MNNLQLEKIINEKLESNGIKDYVPNGLQVEGRSEVKHIVAGVTASLELIECALERNADALLVHHGYFWKSESPLIRGMKYERIKKLIEGGINLYAYHLPLDLHPELGNNAQLAELWEIENVAPISTDNPLVLTGDLAEAVDVVSFAKMIKHTLGREPFVEASGPKLIKRVAWCSGAAQDALEEVAMQGYDAFITGEVSERTIYIARELGIHFFAAGHHATERAGVAKLGEWLAKHYDLEVEFIDIHNPI is encoded by the coding sequence ATGAATAACTTACAATTAGAAAAAATTATCAATGAGAAATTAGAGAGTAACGGGATCAAAGATTATGTCCCTAATGGATTGCAGGTGGAGGGGCGATCGGAGGTTAAACATATTGTTGCCGGAGTGACAGCAAGTCTAGAGTTGATTGAATGTGCATTAGAGCGTAATGCAGATGCTCTGCTTGTTCATCATGGCTACTTCTGGAAGAGTGAATCACCCCTTATTCGAGGGATGAAGTATGAGCGTATCAAAAAATTGATAGAGGGTGGTATTAATCTTTATGCTTATCACCTTCCATTAGATCTTCATCCTGAGCTTGGTAATAATGCACAATTAGCAGAGCTTTGGGAAATTGAAAATGTAGCGCCTATATCTACGGATAATCCTCTAGTCTTAACAGGAGATCTTGCCGAAGCGGTTGATGTCGTCTCTTTTGCAAAGATGATTAAACATACTTTAGGACGAGAACCTTTTGTTGAAGCCTCAGGTCCTAAGTTAATCAAACGAGTTGCGTGGTGTTCAGGAGCTGCTCAAGATGCCTTAGAGGAGGTGGCGATGCAAGGTTATGATGCATTTATCACAGGGGAAGTTTCTGAGCGGACGATCTATATTGCGCGAGAGCTAGGAATTCACTTTTTTGCCGCAGGCCATCATGCAACAGAGCGTGCAGGAGTTGCAAAGTTGGGAGAATGGTTAGCTAAGCATTATGATTTAGAAGTTGAATTTATCGATATCCATAATCCTATCTAA
- a CDS encoding translocation/assembly module TamB domain-containing protein produces the protein MSKQIEENPNSKIPLAKNGKQALDQSALDQPHSQESIAEAQADKEGVEEKGKKKTPKSRKKRSLIGRFFTWLLSSFLMLSTAIILLLFFLVDTQAGLRTLTAAANRYASDYISIGDAKGRLGQEFQLTDLRLNLPNYPPLKIASLDLAWDYVALLEKRVDLKALKVSGADLNFTPIVPEPEKESSEPFSPLSIKEIDIPINIALDSLDFAESTLQIGDFYLGLNQFEVDGLALVDNNVTLKHALGDLHILVGDNVDLPFVVALNGDVDLPKESADLNLALYAQDGIVNDEHFNVALNSQLDGELNDLKFNIDGRVDWSNMLNDPILLKLENSVVAQNRISTYLHIKNLANQMMLESVWQIDQPYDFDLTMKMNAPYLSQFHPNIRGSMMGDLCLQGDLMQPLLNADMRIEKLDILGLRLNLLTLLGSHNEKHQAKVALTLDQLKFNEFYLKHLGINLDGTLTEEFDFDITIQDLERELVAQVERPSKNERVIDKVIASGSEEEIYYAENMPISFSPKSATEVLVKNVEYRVQGRAESHQFNFLLDSIGGMIHSNGVAALRNLTTDPTFDLYLGESKITSPFIGDFKLNRPAYFHLGAKDQQIKLSPVCYQQGYVVFCAEGERTKEGVNTAVVTLNNLPSSLLKDYLPDDISINTKANATIAGQFSTEEDFIGVANISLSKGDIRYRLQGREIEIPLSTTLLDVQARPSGVTSTLNVDWGKYLRVVGDGKINDLFKKNIVDAKVKADVPSFDWVSPLVPALQGLGGEILFTSEVNGPIEHPEIGANLSVKDGRLYIASLNSRLKNINLNVNLQKGTPVFLIKGAVGTEKGALQLDGLYNISNLTASLNVKGNDLLLANSDDIKLMISPDLSFNALGKPGGGKYRLTGSVRIPELFYQHKASEGGGSVVTVSSDTVIIGDGNEHKRSEDFMNNLYMDVNFILGDRIKVGAEGLTATLNGGVKVTKAYNQTIRGLGVINIGKGEFDIYGQVLTLDKGKIQFSGASITNPALDIQASRSFLNEIEGREVQVGVKVLGSAEAPRIELYSSPMLTDIEIASYLFLGRSPNLQSPTENLMLLNMVRKIATGEPISGSKDGLASQLGLSDFGFMETPEGSIGVGIGKRFANSFYVGLGVGVEDSSGAFAILRYRFLKYFNVNTAIMSEGGSINVNYLRDF, from the coding sequence ATGTCAAAACAGATTGAAGAGAATCCGAATAGTAAGATTCCACTTGCAAAGAATGGTAAGCAGGCGCTAGATCAATCTGCTTTAGATCAACCACATTCTCAAGAATCAATTGCTGAAGCTCAAGCAGATAAAGAGGGAGTGGAGGAGAAGGGAAAGAAAAAGACTCCAAAAAGTAGAAAGAAGAGATCGTTGATAGGTCGCTTTTTTACCTGGCTTTTAAGTTCTTTTCTGATGCTCTCTACCGCGATTATCTTACTGCTCTTCTTCTTGGTGGATACTCAGGCAGGATTGAGGACTCTAACAGCAGCAGCGAATCGTTATGCTAGCGATTATATCTCGATAGGAGATGCAAAAGGACGATTAGGCCAGGAGTTTCAGTTAACAGATTTAAGATTAAATTTACCAAACTACCCGCCACTTAAGATTGCATCTTTGGATCTCGCTTGGGACTATGTCGCTCTTTTAGAGAAGCGTGTAGATCTTAAGGCTCTAAAAGTATCGGGAGCTGATCTCAATTTTACACCAATTGTTCCCGAGCCTGAGAAGGAATCTTCAGAGCCTTTCTCCCCGCTTTCGATCAAAGAGATCGACATCCCTATTAATATCGCTTTAGACTCTCTCGATTTTGCTGAAAGTACGCTACAGATTGGTGATTTCTATCTCGGTTTGAATCAGTTTGAGGTCGATGGTTTAGCATTAGTTGATAATAATGTCACATTAAAGCATGCGTTAGGAGATCTCCATATTTTAGTGGGAGATAATGTCGATCTACCTTTTGTTGTTGCGCTCAATGGAGATGTTGATCTTCCTAAAGAGAGTGCTGATCTCAATCTTGCGCTCTATGCTCAAGATGGGATCGTCAATGATGAGCACTTTAATGTGGCCCTTAACTCTCAGCTCGATGGTGAACTGAATGATCTTAAGTTCAATATTGATGGGCGCGTTGATTGGTCAAATATGTTAAATGATCCTATTCTTCTAAAATTGGAGAATAGTGTTGTAGCGCAAAATAGGATCTCTACCTATCTACATATTAAAAATTTAGCCAATCAGATGATGCTAGAGAGCGTATGGCAAATCGATCAGCCTTACGATTTCGATCTCACGATGAAGATGAATGCTCCTTATCTTTCACAGTTTCATCCCAATATTCGAGGTTCGATGATGGGAGATCTCTGTCTACAAGGGGATCTTATGCAGCCTCTTTTGAATGCCGATATGCGCATAGAGAAGCTTGATATCTTAGGGCTTCGACTCAATCTTTTAACACTGCTCGGATCTCATAATGAGAAGCATCAGGCAAAAGTTGCTTTGACATTAGATCAGTTGAAATTTAATGAGTTCTATCTTAAACATTTAGGTATCAATCTTGATGGAACTTTAACAGAAGAGTTCGATTTTGATATTACTATTCAAGATCTTGAGCGGGAGTTAGTCGCACAGGTAGAACGTCCTTCAAAGAATGAGAGAGTTATCGATAAAGTGATAGCATCGGGAAGTGAAGAAGAGATTTACTATGCGGAAAATATGCCGATCTCTTTCTCCCCTAAAAGCGCAACTGAGGTGCTTGTTAAGAATGTGGAGTATCGGGTACAGGGGCGTGCTGAATCACACCAATTTAATTTCTTGCTCGATAGTATCGGCGGGATGATTCATTCAAATGGAGTTGCGGCTCTACGTAACTTAACCACTGACCCGACTTTTGATCTCTACTTAGGAGAGTCAAAGATTACCTCTCCCTTTATTGGTGATTTTAAATTAAATCGCCCCGCATACTTCCATCTAGGTGCGAAAGATCAACAGATTAAATTGAGCCCTGTCTGCTACCAACAAGGCTATGTGGTCTTCTGTGCTGAAGGGGAACGGACAAAAGAGGGGGTTAATACTGCAGTTGTGACACTCAATAATCTTCCATCATCGTTGCTAAAAGATTATCTACCTGACGATATCTCGATCAATACAAAAGCGAATGCCACGATTGCAGGACAATTTTCAACAGAGGAAGATTTTATCGGGGTTGCAAATATCTCTCTTTCAAAAGGGGATATTCGTTATCGTCTTCAAGGTCGGGAAATTGAGATTCCTCTCTCAACTACATTACTCGATGTGCAGGCACGCCCTAGTGGTGTTACAAGTACCCTCAATGTAGATTGGGGTAAATATCTACGAGTTGTAGGGGATGGTAAGATTAATGATCTCTTCAAGAAAAATATTGTTGATGCAAAAGTGAAAGCAGATGTGCCAAGTTTTGATTGGGTCTCGCCGCTTGTGCCGGCATTACAAGGCTTAGGTGGAGAGATACTATTTACTTCAGAGGTCAATGGGCCGATTGAACACCCTGAAATAGGCGCAAATTTAAGTGTCAAAGATGGCAGACTCTATATTGCTTCTCTCAATAGTCGTCTTAAAAATATTAATCTGAATGTTAATTTACAAAAAGGAACCCCTGTATTTCTGATTAAAGGTGCGGTTGGTACCGAGAAGGGGGCATTACAACTTGATGGGCTCTATAATATCTCTAACTTAACAGCTTCACTCAATGTGAAAGGGAATGACCTTCTATTAGCAAATAGTGATGATATTAAGTTAATGATCTCTCCTGATTTGAGCTTTAACGCTTTGGGCAAACCCGGGGGTGGCAAATATCGCCTTACAGGTTCAGTAAGGATTCCGGAACTCTTCTATCAACATAAAGCCTCAGAAGGGGGTGGATCTGTTGTGACCGTCTCGAGTGATACCGTCATTATTGGCGATGGTAATGAGCATAAGCGAAGTGAAGATTTTATGAATAATCTTTATATGGATGTCAATTTTATCTTAGGAGATCGTATTAAAGTTGGGGCAGAGGGGCTAACTGCAACCTTAAATGGGGGTGTCAAAGTTACGAAAGCTTATAATCAGACAATCCGTGGACTGGGTGTGATCAATATAGGTAAGGGGGAGTTTGATATCTATGGACAGGTATTAACGCTCGATAAAGGAAAGATACAATTCTCCGGAGCCTCTATTACTAATCCAGCACTCGATATTCAAGCATCTCGAAGTTTCCTTAATGAGATCGAAGGGCGAGAGGTGCAGGTAGGGGTTAAAGTCTTAGGGAGTGCCGAAGCGCCGAGAATAGAGCTCTACTCCTCGCCGATGTTAACGGATATTGAGATTGCCTCTTATCTCTTCTTAGGGCGAAGTCCTAATCTGCAATCACCTACGGAGAATCTTATGTTACTTAATATGGTACGTAAAATCGCAACGGGAGAACCTATTTCAGGCTCTAAAGATGGACTCGCAAGTCAGTTAGGGTTGAGTGATTTCGGCTTTATGGAGACCCCGGAAGGCTCTATTGGTGTTGGAATTGGAAAACGCTTCGCAAATAGCTTCTATGTAGGCTTAGGTGTTGGAGTTGAAGATAGTTCTGGTGCATTTGCGATTTTAAGATATCGTTTCTTAAAATACTTTAACGTTAACACCGCTATTATGAGTGAAGGTGGAAGTATCAACGTTAACTATCTTCGAGATTTTTAG
- a CDS encoding formate dehydrogenase accessory protein FdhE, whose amino-acid sequence MTNIPVGGIKEIIQILPPKGSHYPYRKKVLKEAIKNHPDMTALPFLLHIVMVQEDAFQQLSSLNSTEKKKIALQEIPPFITITNETLTQFQVALKTICQKLKLIFAQEIDGTADHPYHNILSIIATIEEKSQDQVALKTLLQQLLTLELDKIAAEERIFLLAALQVTLHHAAAQLEIDKNYQLRERDLCPCCKMPAISSVLDNSEDGLRYLYCSFCETKWHVVRGQCTECMSNKSLYQQRIEGEKSPIYAEVCDECQTYLKVTDRTKTLLADPFIEDLLTLPLSIRLTEENYQTFGVNPYLL is encoded by the coding sequence ATGACTAATATCCCTGTTGGTGGTATCAAAGAGATTATTCAGATCCTCCCCCCTAAAGGGAGTCACTATCCTTACCGAAAAAAAGTACTCAAAGAGGCCATCAAAAATCATCCCGATATGACGGCGCTCCCCTTCCTACTACATATTGTGATGGTGCAAGAGGATGCATTTCAGCAATTATCGAGCCTTAACTCTACAGAGAAAAAGAAGATTGCCCTTCAAGAGATCCCTCCTTTTATTACCATCACAAACGAAACGCTCACCCAATTCCAAGTCGCACTAAAAACGATCTGCCAAAAACTAAAATTGATATTCGCACAAGAGATCGATGGAACTGCTGATCATCCCTATCACAATATATTATCCATTATTGCAACGATTGAGGAGAAGAGCCAAGATCAAGTCGCTCTCAAGACCCTTCTTCAACAGCTCTTAACATTAGAACTCGATAAGATTGCAGCAGAAGAGCGTATCTTTCTCCTAGCAGCATTACAGGTAACCCTTCATCATGCCGCAGCGCAACTAGAGATTGATAAAAACTACCAACTCAGAGAGCGAGACCTCTGTCCTTGTTGTAAAATGCCGGCAATTAGTAGCGTTCTCGATAATAGTGAAGATGGGCTTCGCTATCTCTACTGCTCATTTTGTGAAACAAAATGGCATGTCGTCAGAGGTCAATGTACCGAGTGTATGAGCAACAAATCGCTCTATCAACAGCGTATCGAGGGTGAAAAAAGCCCGATCTATGCAGAAGTTTGTGATGAGTGCCAGACCTACCTCAAGGTTACAGATCGCACTAAAACGCTACTCGCAGATCCCTTTATCGAAGATCTCTTAACATTACCATTATCAATTCGTTTAACTGAAGAGAATTATCAAACCTTTGGAGTTAATCCTTACCTATTATAA
- a CDS encoding formate dehydrogenase subunit gamma, whose protein sequence is MAKERLIQRYSASERINHWVVAFCFILLAFSGLAFFYPSFFWFSQIFGTPQMARIVHPFVGVIMFIGFFIQFFRYVKRNFINQEDVKWALSVKEVITGEHLPNVGKYNAGQKVMFWVMTLSMIVLIITGIMMWQPYFANAFSIPLRRVAILLHAWFALILIASIIVHVYAAIWVKGTIRAMTEGVVTEKWAKSHHPLWYKEVMAGVEQKDAKTTEVDEKL, encoded by the coding sequence ATGGCAAAAGAGAGACTTATACAGCGATATTCCGCATCGGAACGCATTAATCACTGGGTAGTAGCTTTCTGCTTCATTCTCCTTGCTTTTTCAGGACTAGCTTTCTTCTACCCTAGCTTCTTCTGGTTTAGCCAAATCTTTGGTACGCCGCAGATGGCTCGTATTGTCCATCCTTTCGTTGGCGTCATCATGTTTATTGGCTTCTTTATCCAGTTTTTCCGCTACGTAAAGCGAAACTTTATCAATCAAGAGGATGTGAAGTGGGCGCTCTCTGTTAAAGAGGTAATTACAGGTGAGCATCTTCCGAATGTTGGAAAATATAATGCCGGCCAGAAAGTGATGTTCTGGGTAATGACACTCTCAATGATTGTGTTAATCATTACTGGAATCATGATGTGGCAGCCCTATTTTGCAAATGCCTTTAGTATTCCGCTTCGTCGTGTCGCAATCTTACTTCATGCATGGTTTGCATTGATCTTAATTGCATCAATCATTGTCCATGTCTATGCGGCGATTTGGGTTAAAGGGACAATTCGTGCTATGACTGAAGGTGTAGTAACAGAGAAATGGGCAAAATCACACCATCCACTCTGGTATAAAGAGGTGATGGCAGGCGTTGAGCAGAAAGATGCTAAAACAACAGAAGTTGATGAAAAGTTATAA
- a CDS encoding VIT1/CCC1 transporter family protein, producing the protein MAKKEKRSTDIENRLNVLRAGVLGANDGIISTAGLVIGVASATTNLMTILIAGLAGLLAGALSMAGGEYSSVSTQKDVEKAEVEKEKKLLDNDYDGEKAALTHYYEEKGLSSDLASQVATELMKEDALAARVQAKLNITLGEYVNPWNAAFSSIISFSCGAIIPLLFILFLPQEFKIVGTFVAVSLALALTGFVSAALGGAPRLKAVIRNVIVGMLTMAVTYGLGHIAHI; encoded by the coding sequence ATGGCAAAGAAAGAGAAGAGATCGACAGATATAGAGAACCGATTAAATGTACTAAGGGCAGGTGTTTTAGGGGCTAATGATGGCATTATCTCTACAGCCGGATTGGTTATTGGGGTTGCAAGTGCGACAACAAATTTAATGACTATCTTAATTGCGGGGCTTGCGGGTTTATTAGCCGGTGCCTTGTCGATGGCAGGGGGAGAATACTCTTCTGTAAGTACACAAAAAGATGTAGAGAAAGCGGAAGTAGAGAAAGAGAAAAAGTTATTAGATAACGATTATGATGGTGAAAAAGCCGCTTTAACGCACTACTATGAAGAGAAAGGGCTTTCATCAGATTTAGCATCGCAAGTAGCAACGGAGCTGATGAAAGAGGATGCCTTAGCTGCGCGTGTTCAGGCGAAGCTCAATATCACATTAGGAGAGTATGTTAATCCTTGGAATGCTGCATTCTCTTCTATTATCTCTTTCTCCTGCGGTGCGATTATTCCACTTCTCTTTATTCTTTTCTTGCCCCAAGAGTTTAAGATTGTAGGGACCTTTGTTGCCGTCTCATTAGCTCTTGCTTTAACAGGGTTTGTCAGTGCAGCATTAGGGGGCGCACCTCGATTAAAAGCGGTTATTCGAAATGTAATTGTAGGGATGTTAACAATGGCTGTTACCTATGGTTTAGGGCATATAGCACATATTTAA
- the fdxH gene encoding formate dehydrogenase subunit beta, giving the protein MILESLDIKRRSATSTKSPDVRQGIEVAKLIDVSACIGCKACQVACSEWNDLRDVVGTCDGTYNNPPDLTNESWTVMRFNETTENGKLEWLIRKDGCMHCEDPGCLKACPSPGAIVQYNNGVVDFNQENCIGCGYCITGCPFNIPRLSKKDNKAYKCSLCSDRLAVGQEPACVKSCPTGAIQFGSKEDMKVYASDRIKDLNARGYENAGLYDPAGVGGTHVMYVLQHADKPELYSNLPKDPKISPVTSLWKGILKPLSTFGIAAAVFTGFLHYVTVGPSRADDPDEGKEVIDPKKSKGKGE; this is encoded by the coding sequence ATGATTTTAGAATCTTTAGATATTAAACGTCGTTCTGCGACTTCAACTAAATCCCCAGATGTACGTCAAGGCATTGAAGTAGCAAAATTGATCGATGTTTCAGCTTGTATCGGCTGTAAAGCATGTCAGGTTGCCTGCTCTGAATGGAATGATCTGCGCGATGTCGTAGGAACATGTGATGGTACTTACAATAACCCTCCTGATTTAACCAATGAGTCTTGGACGGTAATGCGCTTTAATGAGACGACAGAAAATGGCAAATTGGAGTGGTTAATCCGTAAAGACGGCTGTATGCACTGTGAAGATCCAGGATGCTTAAAGGCATGCCCTTCTCCTGGAGCGATCGTTCAATACAATAATGGTGTTGTCGATTTTAATCAGGAGAACTGTATTGGATGTGGTTACTGTATTACAGGCTGTCCATTTAATATCCCACGTCTGAGCAAAAAAGATAACAAAGCCTATAAATGCTCTCTCTGCTCTGATCGTCTTGCTGTTGGTCAAGAGCCGGCATGTGTTAAGTCTTGCCCAACAGGCGCGATCCAATTTGGCTCAAAAGAGGATATGAAAGTATATGCCTCAGATCGAATCAAGGATCTCAATGCCCGCGGTTATGAAAATGCAGGACTCTATGACCCTGCAGGCGTTGGCGGAACGCATGTCATGTATGTTCTTCAACATGCTGATAAACCAGAGCTCTATAGCAACCTTCCGAAAGATCCAAAGATCAGCCCTGTTACAAGCCTCTGGAAAGGTATCTTAAAACCCCTTTCTACATTTGGTATTGCAGCGGCGGTCTTCACTGGCTTTTTACACTACGTTACTGTAGGACCTAGCCGTGCAGATGATCCTGATGAAGGAAAAGAAGTTATTGATCCTAAAAAATCAAAAGGTAAAGGAGAGTAG